The sequence CACCCGACGCCTCCGGAAGCACGATGGCACTCAGTTCCCTGTTCGGAGCACACTGAGTGCCATCCGTCTCCCGTCCGGTGCTAGGTTCCCCACCATGAGCGAGGCACCCCGTCCCGACCAGGCGGCCGACGTGACCCACCCGAAGCCGCCGATGCGGGAGTCCCTGGTGGCGGCGGCGTTCCAGCTGTTCGTGGAGCGGGGGTACGAGCAGACCACCGTCGACGACATCGTGGCCCTCGCCGGTGTCGGACGCCGGTCCTTCTTCCGGTACTTCCCGTCCAAGGAGGACGTGGTCTTCCCGGACCACGAGGGCTGCCTGGCCGAGATGACCGCCTTCCTGCGCGACAGCGGCCCCACGCACGAACCGGTGGAACGGGTCTGCGACGCGGCGCGCCTGGTACTGCGCATGTACGCCGAGAACCCGGCGTTCTCCGTCCAGCGTTACCGGCTCACCAGAAAGGTCCCGGGGCTGCGGACGTACGAACTCTCGGTGGTCTGGCGGTACGAGCGGGCGCTGGCCGAGTATCTGCGCGGACGCTTCACGGGCCGGCCCGACGGGACGCTGCAGGCCGACGTCATCGCCGCGGCCGTGGTCGCCGCACACAACAACGGGCTGCGCTCCTGGCTGCGTTCGGACGGCCGGAGCGACGCGACCGCAGAGGTGGACCACGCCCTCGCCCACGTCCAGCGGGCGTTCGGGCCGGACAGCGCGACGCACGGCCCGGCGCGGGAGCCGGAGGCGCCGGACGGGGGCCGCGACGACGACGTGGTCGTCGTCGTCTCCAGGCGCGGCGCCCCGCTGTGGCGGGTCGTCCAGGAGATCGAGACCATGCTCGCCCGCGATCCCGACTGATTGAGGGTACTGAGTGCCTTTACCTGTGGCACTGCGTGCCATATTCTGAGGCTGTGCCCGGTGCCGCTCGCACCTCGCACGTCTTCGGATTCCGGCCAGGCGCAGGGAGATGACATCGTGTTCCACCGAGGAAGCGGGACCACGACGGGCCTACTCGACCCGACCACCGTCCCGGAGACGGCGACGGGAACGGCGACGGCGACGACCGCGGGACCTGTCGAAGAGGGGCTCCTCTACCAGCGCTGCCGCTGGTGCGGGACCAGCACGTTCCATCGGCTGCTCTGCCCGGTCTGCGCGGGCAGCGACCTGCGTACGGAGCGCAGCGCGGGCCTCGGCGTGATCCGCCACGCGACCGTCGTGCAGCGCAACACCCCCGGCGCCCGCAATGTGTCGCTCGTCGAGATGGCGGAGGGGTTCACGGTGCGGGGCCGGGTCTCGGGGCCGCTCGTCGCGATCCGCACCGGCGACCGGGTCCAGCTCACCACGGCGACGGATCCCGTGCGCCGCGAACCCGTGTTCAAGCTCTGCGACGAGCCGTTCTCCGGGTCGCACTTCGGCTCGTACTCCGGCTGGCACTGAGGCGTTCCGCGGCGCCGCGGGGGACACTGGCCGGGACGCATTTCCACGGAGCCCGGAGGGACCCATGCACGCCAAGGACGTTCTGGTCGAGGCCTACGGCCGCATCAAGGACGAGGTGCACGCCGCCGTCGTCGGCCTCTCCCCCGACGAGCTCAACGCCCGGCCCGGCGGCGGTGCCAACTCGATCACCTGGCTGATCTGGCATCTCACCCGCGTCCAGGACGACCACGTCGCCGACGCCTTCGGCCTGAAACAGGTCTGGCTGTCGGCAGGTTGGGCGGACCGCTTCGCGCTTCCCCTCACCAAGGACGACACGGGGTACGGCCATGACTCGCGGCAGGTCGGCGAGGTCCGGGTGGACTCGGCCGACCTGCTCACCGGCTACTACGACGCCGTGCACG is a genomic window of Streptomyces sp. NBC_00414 containing:
- a CDS encoding TetR family transcriptional regulator is translated as MRESLVAAAFQLFVERGYEQTTVDDIVALAGVGRRSFFRYFPSKEDVVFPDHEGCLAEMTAFLRDSGPTHEPVERVCDAARLVLRMYAENPAFSVQRYRLTRKVPGLRTYELSVVWRYERALAEYLRGRFTGRPDGTLQADVIAAAVVAAHNNGLRSWLRSDGRSDATAEVDHALAHVQRAFGPDSATHGPAREPEAPDGGRDDDVVVVVSRRGAPLWRVVQEIETMLARDPD
- a CDS encoding Zn-ribbon domain-containing OB-fold protein, whose protein sequence is MFHRGSGTTTGLLDPTTVPETATGTATATTAGPVEEGLLYQRCRWCGTSTFHRLLCPVCAGSDLRTERSAGLGVIRHATVVQRNTPGARNVSLVEMAEGFTVRGRVSGPLVAIRTGDRVQLTTATDPVRREPVFKLCDEPFSGSHFGSYSGWH
- a CDS encoding mycothiol transferase, whose product is MHAKDVLVEAYGRIKDEVHAAVVGLSPDELNARPGGGANSITWLIWHLTRVQDDHVADAFGLKQVWLSAGWADRFALPLTKDDTGYGHDSRQVGEVRVDSADLLTGYYDAVHEQTLRALRDLRAEDLDRIVDENWTPAVTLGARLVSVLSDDLQHVGQAAYARGLSPAG